AAATCTTGACCTCGATCAAACTATTAAAAAACTTAATGAACATATTGAAGGATTTTTAAACTATTATGCAAAGATAATCAACAATACAAATCAATTGGAACTTCTGCAAAAAAGAGCCGATGAGATCATCATAGCAAAAATCATAGAGGCAAAACAGAATAAAACCATAACACGCAAAAGCGATTTTTTGCAAAAACTATCTTCTCTTCTTGCCTATACAAAAACCTCTCCTATAAATTTGGTAAATCATGCATACGAACAACTCAGACTCAAAAGTCCAAAAAAAGCAGCGTATAAAACTATTGAACAAAAAAAGAGGGACTTTTTCAAAAATAGTCTTAAAACTACAGAACTCATCATCTCAAAACCAGGAACCTATCTCTCTTTCTCGCAGGGAAAAATTTCTATCAAAACCCACGATGCACCCATCAAAAGAATCCCGTTCAAAAAACTTCGCCGTATCATTATCCTTACAACAAGAAGCTCTCTTTCTACATATCTCATCAAAAAATGCGCCGAAGAAAAAATAGATATAGATTTCATTGCAGAAAATGAACCATACGCTCTTCTCACATATCATAAAACAATAGCTAAAGAACTTCATATCAAGCAGCTTAAACTCATCTTATCCCCAAAAGGTTTACATTACACCAAAAATCTTTATTATGCAAAAGCAAAAAATCAAAGGAATTTGTTAAAATATTTCAATATAAGAAGAAAAAATGAAAGTTTGCAAAAATATATTGAAAAAATCACTCTTCTTATTCCCAAAATCAAAAATGCAAAAGATAGCAAAACCATTATGGGCATAGAAGCACAGATTAGTCAACTCTACTGGAATGGCTTTAAACTTATTACCAATTTACCATATTTCCAGCGAACTCACAAAGATTCCAAAGATCCAATAAATCAAGCTCTAAATTATGGCTATGCAATACTCTATAACAGAATCCAAGCAGCTCTTATCAAAGAAGGATTAAATATCTATTACTCTTTTTTACACGTCACAGATTACCGCAAGCCTACACTGGTTTTTGATATGATAGAGCCTTTCCGTCAACCTATAGTAGATCGAGAAATCATCTCAATAATCACCAAAAACCAAACAATAAAACAAAAAGATGGTAGGCTTACTTCAAATTCACTCAAACTCATTATCCAAAATATCCAGGAGCGTCTTGCATCATTCACCAAAACAAAATTTGGCAAAACCACCTATCTCAATCTCATCTATTTTGAAGCTAATGCGCTCAAAAAAGCAATAGAAAATGAAGATCCAAACCATACATTTTTTATAGCAAAATATTAAAAACAATATTAGAACTTTTTTCATAATCATAAGATAAGATTGAAAGCAAAAATTACCATTTTATGGAATTATTACTTTTTCTGATAGTTCTGATTTCAGGGATTATTAAGTATTCATCAGCAGATGTTAGAACTTTTAGCTAATTTTAAGTTTAAAAAGCCTTATTTTATGGGCTATATTATTTGCAGACTTCTAACATCACATTTTCACAATAATTTTTTTTCAATGTTAGAACTTTTTTAAAGTCAAAAATCCCTTATTTTAGGGGCTTTAAGTTAAAATTAAGCAATTTTTACATATGATATCTTAATAGATGTTAGTATTTTTTGGATATTTGAAAACTCGCTTGTTTTAAAAAGGTAAGTTTTTAAAAAGTCTCGTTATTTGGGTTATTTACCTATTAGACCCGATTTTAAGGGGATTGAGACAGAAAGAGTCTCTAAGAGACTCTTTTCTCTCACCTTTACCCTCTATTTACCTATTAGACCCGATTTTAAGGGGATTGAGACATTTGAAAAGCCCTTTAATGTCGGGCTTTACTAATTCACTATTTACCTATTAGACCCGATTTTAAGGGGATTGAGACTTTAAAAAGAATAACACTGCTTCGCCTCTCATTTTTACTATTTACCTATTAGACCCGATTTTAAGGGGATTGAGACACTTTACTTCCATGTCCCGGGTAAGGTTCCCAACTAAAATAAATTTACCTATTAGACCCGATTTTA
The Nitratiruptor tergarcus DSM 16512 genome window above contains:
- the cas1 gene encoding CRISPR-associated endonuclease Cas1; protein product: MKSYIFNKTFEDIFTKERIAYEAKRAGFDIPYKNFFNFAPHKSFFIPKNSNGMRQISVPDTKAKIIQKILHDELTSVLRFSDRNYAYQKNKSPLKAINRVKHIIKNYEFILKADIKDFFDSIDHDRLLAKLSKIIKDPKIIYLIALFLKNGSLFHNQWIDKTEGVYQGDVLSPLLSNIYLHKFDMKLENENIEFVRFADDMIFFANPYKETKKILNFINQLLQQEKLSLHPDKLYITHKNKPFEYLGVLFDIPTNSYSIENERLMSKISTISKETKNLDLDQTIKKLNEHIEGFLNYYAKIINNTNQLELLQKRADEIIIAKIIEAKQNKTITRKSDFLQKLSSLLAYTKTSPINLVNHAYEQLRLKSPKKAAYKTIEQKKRDFFKNSLKTTELIISKPGTYLSFSQGKISIKTHDAPIKRIPFKKLRRIIILTTRSSLSTYLIKKCAEEKIDIDFIAENEPYALLTYHKTIAKELHIKQLKLILSPKGLHYTKNLYYAKAKNQRNLLKYFNIRRKNESLQKYIEKITLLIPKIKNAKDSKTIMGIEAQISQLYWNGFKLITNLPYFQRTHKDSKDPINQALNYGYAILYNRIQAALIKEGLNIYYSFLHVTDYRKPTLVFDMIEPFRQPIVDREIISIITKNQTIKQKDGRLTSNSLKLIIQNIQERLASFTKTKFGKTTYLNLIYFEANALKKAIENEDPNHTFFIAKY